From a region of the Cygnus atratus isolate AKBS03 ecotype Queensland, Australia chromosome 3, CAtr_DNAZoo_HiC_assembly, whole genome shotgun sequence genome:
- the LOC118255660 gene encoding cytochrome c oxidase subunit 7A-related protein, mitochondrial isoform X2 — MYYRFSGVTQRLVGAAASAAYSPQKADGLPVHLKRGVPDRLLYRTTMALTIGGTIYCLVALYMASQPRNQK; from the exons ATGTACTACCGCTTCAGCGGCGTCACGCAGCGGCTGGTCGGGGCGGCCGCTTCCGCCGCCTACAGCCCGCAG AAAGCAGATGGACTGCCAGTACACCTGAAACGAGGAGTTCCAGATAGGCTGCTTTATCGGACCACTATGGCTCTAACAATAGGCGGGACTATCTACTGTCTAGTGGCACTCTACATGGCCTCACAACCAAGAAACCAAAAGTAA
- the LOC118255660 gene encoding cytochrome c oxidase subunit 7A-related protein, mitochondrial isoform X1, whose protein sequence is MYYRFSGVTQRLVGAAASAAYSPQGLKPIVSTESPALIFGTTTKLASDLPATDSFLGKNKVPDLQKIFQKADGLPVHLKRGVPDRLLYRTTMALTIGGTIYCLVALYMASQPRNQK, encoded by the exons ATGTACTACCGCTTCAGCGGCGTCACGCAGCGGCTGGTCGGGGCGGCCGCTTCCGCCGCCTACAGCCCGCAG GGACTCAAACCAATAGTTTCCACTGAATCCCCAGCTCTGATTTTTGGGACAACAACTAAACTTGCTTCAGATTTACCAGCAACTGATTCTTTCTTGGGTAAAAACAAGGTGCCAGACCTACAGAAAATTTTTCAG AAAGCAGATGGACTGCCAGTACACCTGAAACGAGGAGTTCCAGATAGGCTGCTTTATCGGACCACTATGGCTCTAACAATAGGCGGGACTATCTACTGTCTAGTGGCACTCTACATGGCCTCACAACCAAGAAACCAAAAGTAA